In Alteracholeplasma palmae J233, a single genomic region encodes these proteins:
- the hflX gene encoding GTPase HflX gives MEDRAILVGLDLSIPYINEEKSLQELEGLANAVGIKVVDKIIQNSSKVYPKYYVGSGKVLEIKKAVEILNATMVIFDDPLSPAQIKNLEAELDVQIIDRSFLILSIFAERAKTKEAVLEVDLAQKLYLLPRLSGMGSSLSRQGGGSYNAKGPGETKLELDRRKLLGDISRIKTELSKIQLEKETSRKKRLKNRIPIVALVGYTNAGKSSLMNSLSKALNNDSDEVLEKDMLFATLDTKTKKLQKDNYPPFLLVDTVGFVSKLPHELVNSFESTLSDILNADLLIHVVDGLNPDSYHIQTTKDVITRLGASNIPRMLVLTKGEYRIAPPFLSEDYLLISNKTGFNIDLLINNIYGEIYNDFRSYTFKIPFNKGEIINHFKTNYQVLSLDYLEDGILVKALLPENEKNKLIEYLL, from the coding sequence GTGGAAGATAGAGCGATATTAGTAGGTTTAGATTTATCTATTCCTTATATAAATGAAGAAAAGTCACTTCAAGAACTTGAGGGTTTAGCAAATGCAGTTGGGATTAAAGTAGTCGATAAAATTATTCAAAATTCTAGTAAAGTTTATCCCAAGTATTATGTTGGAAGTGGAAAAGTACTAGAAATTAAAAAAGCCGTTGAAATACTAAATGCTACTATGGTCATTTTTGATGATCCTTTAAGCCCTGCACAAATTAAAAATTTAGAAGCTGAACTTGATGTTCAAATCATCGACAGAAGTTTTTTAATTCTATCTATTTTTGCTGAGCGTGCTAAAACTAAAGAAGCTGTTTTAGAAGTTGATTTAGCCCAAAAGCTTTATTTATTACCTCGATTAAGCGGTATGGGTAGTTCTCTTTCTAGACAAGGTGGTGGAAGTTATAACGCTAAAGGTCCTGGGGAAACTAAATTAGAGTTAGATAGAAGAAAACTCTTAGGAGATATTTCTAGAATTAAAACTGAACTTTCTAAGATTCAATTAGAAAAAGAAACTTCTAGAAAAAAACGTTTAAAAAACAGAATACCTATTGTAGCCTTAGTAGGATACACAAATGCAGGTAAGTCTTCTTTAATGAATAGTTTATCTAAAGCTTTAAATAATGATTCTGATGAAGTATTAGAAAAAGATATGTTATTCGCAACCCTTGATACAAAAACTAAGAAACTACAAAAAGACAACTATCCTCCTTTTTTATTAGTTGATACAGTTGGGTTTGTCTCTAAATTGCCTCATGAATTAGTCAATTCATTTGAATCTACCTTAAGTGATATATTAAATGCTGATTTATTAATCCATGTGGTGGATGGATTAAATCCTGATTCCTATCATATTCAAACAACAAAAGATGTTATTACTAGATTAGGTGCTTCTAATATTCCTAGAATGCTTGTTTTAACTAAAGGGGAATATAGAATTGCTCCACCTTTTCTATCTGAAGATTACTTGTTGATTTCAAATAAAACGGGATTCAATATTGATTTATTAATCAACAATATTTATGGAGAAATCTATAATGATTTTAGATCCTATACATTTAAGATTCCTTTTAATAAAGGAGAAATCATTAATCATTTCAAAACAAATTATCAAGTCTTAAGTCTTGATTATCTTGAAGATGGTATTTTGGTTAAAGCCTTATTGCCAGAAAATGAAAAAAATAAATTAATAGAATATTTGTTATAA
- a CDS encoding divergent PAP2 family protein: MTDAIKIIIISLSAMVIAQVLKFFISASQTKKLDETILFSTGGMPSSHSALVTALFVSIGFYRGVTIEFAIALVLAMIVVHDSMGIRFQASKHAQDLNKIKEKLNLIDDQKQEVDRLKESLGHKPKEVFFGILLGVVVSLFGWLFLG; encoded by the coding sequence ATGACAGACGCTATTAAAATTATTATCATCTCATTATCTGCTATGGTTATAGCACAAGTATTAAAATTTTTTATATCAGCCAGCCAAACCAAGAAGTTAGATGAAACTATTCTTTTTTCAACAGGTGGAATGCCTTCATCTCACTCTGCACTTGTGACTGCCTTATTTGTCAGTATTGGTTTTTATAGAGGTGTTACAATAGAATTTGCAATTGCATTAGTTTTAGCGATGATAGTTGTTCACGATTCTATGGGAATTAGATTTCAAGCATCTAAGCATGCTCAAGATTTAAATAAAATAAAAGAAAAATTAAATCTGATTGATGATCAAAAACAAGAAGTAGACAGACTAAAAGAATCTTTAGGTCATAAACCAAAAGAAGTTTTCTTTGGAATACTTTTAGGAGTGGTTGTTTCTCTTTTTGGATGGTTATTCTTAGGATAG
- a CDS encoding pyridoxal phosphate-dependent aminotransferase: MAVDILAIAENARKEKLINPNVIDATIGMFYDENKNLVIPYVNEKFYTLKPEDIFPYGSTSGGELFKQNLISWVFYKIEDKIKESFKIDAIATPGGSGALSIIFNTYGKQNESILVSHPRWRYEFFTDAAKMQIASYDLFLDDKFNLKGLEQSLNQLLLKQEKVILVINDPCHNPTGYELNDLEWEGLINLLNTYDKEIILVLDIAYADYNPKGFVEQRNKYINLKQLNSNILPLIVFSASKSFSIYGVRLGGLIGLFQTDKQESFFKEYVYKDALGKWSTAPSVGVSLFNEIMKNKEDYIPNLEKVVKTLKNRGDLFLEKAKEHKLDHYPYSGGFFVLIKSTHPLKDYERLIKENVYVIPMEEGLRVALCSISYSEVSRLVEKVSKTVNKR; the protein is encoded by the coding sequence ATGGCAGTAGATATTTTAGCAATCGCAGAAAATGCAAGAAAAGAAAAATTAATCAATCCAAATGTCATAGACGCAACCATCGGTATGTTTTATGATGAAAATAAAAACCTTGTTATTCCTTATGTAAATGAAAAGTTTTATACTTTAAAACCAGAAGATATTTTTCCATACGGCTCAACAAGTGGTGGAGAATTATTTAAACAAAATTTGATTTCATGGGTTTTTTATAAAATAGAAGATAAAATAAAAGAAAGCTTTAAAATAGATGCAATCGCAACCCCAGGAGGATCTGGAGCCTTAAGTATTATTTTTAATACTTATGGTAAACAAAATGAATCTATTTTAGTTTCTCACCCTAGATGGAGATATGAGTTTTTTACGGATGCTGCTAAGATGCAAATTGCATCATATGACTTATTCTTAGATGATAAGTTTAATCTTAAAGGATTAGAACAATCATTAAATCAATTATTACTGAAACAAGAAAAAGTAATATTAGTAATTAATGATCCTTGCCATAATCCAACTGGATATGAATTGAATGATTTAGAATGGGAAGGGTTAATTAATCTTTTAAATACATATGATAAAGAAATCATATTAGTATTAGATATTGCTTATGCAGACTATAATCCAAAAGGTTTTGTTGAACAAAGAAATAAATATATAAATTTAAAACAATTAAATAGTAATATTTTACCGCTTATTGTCTTTTCAGCCTCTAAAAGTTTTTCTATTTATGGAGTTAGATTAGGTGGACTTATCGGACTATTTCAAACAGATAAGCAAGAATCATTCTTTAAAGAATATGTTTATAAGGATGCACTTGGTAAGTGGTCCACTGCTCCAAGTGTAGGAGTTAGTTTATTTAATGAAATTATGAAGAATAAAGAAGACTATATACCTAATTTGGAAAAAGTTGTTAAAACTCTTAAAAATCGTGGAGATTTATTTTTAGAAAAAGCTAAAGAACACAAATTAGACCATTACCCATATAGTGGAGGATTCTTTGTACTTATAAAATCTACTCATCCATTAAAAGATTACGAAAGACTCATAAAAGAAAATGTATATGTTATTCCTATGGAAGAAGGATTAAGAGTTGCACTATGTAGTATTAGTTATTCAGAAGTATCGCGATTAGTAGAAAAAGTAAGTAAAACAGTAAATAAAAGATAA
- a CDS encoding diguanylate cyclase domain-containing protein, producing the protein MLYPQHPVFVLAISIILVIMVILNSIQKEKIQKNGLALSLFNIAVIVLVFISFEAIKKDDILTQIYFYYTVLLYIIFLFAIYITLKNNIVRTNQYQLFVKSIKNSRWNAYYAVDKKERIKDISSSLLQELGLEKEDVIGKKLFQIFNKSIRFTKLNDTEINNRTLETYYKEYKKRATKEDEELQELYFLNYNGEAVVLKMVMQPIFLMNTYKGRICVGEKKTDFDLFTVEKELNQSTAELESIQQKFIATLELSEEGLFYLDLNDKSMWLNDTLKEVLKLTTNTISLDDYRKRIEPEDLKKYLMVLSELTPNKDSYKLTYRYLVEGRYIWIQEKGKRLFEDLKTSTVMGIVNPIRTTHFRKTNIDILDEIKDEHDLLVDMNQLIQKGKVFQLAIFKLQNIPNINDKYSREIGNMMIGSYLQKLSQTFITESSGLYRISGLEFALTITDPRKMDTLYRGINERERFLNLTMEYGSVKEELEVFVGVSIYQTDAHTENEMAQYAYEALKVATNPQFNSNGCYYKDVK; encoded by the coding sequence ATGTTATATCCACAACATCCAGTATTTGTTTTAGCTATTTCTATTATTCTAGTTATAATGGTTATACTCAACAGTATCCAAAAAGAAAAAATACAAAAAAATGGACTAGCATTAAGTTTATTTAATATTGCGGTAATTGTCTTAGTGTTTATTTCATTTGAAGCAATTAAAAAAGACGATATTCTAACTCAAATTTATTTTTATTATACGGTTTTACTTTATATTATATTTTTATTTGCTATATATATCACTCTTAAAAATAATATAGTAAGAACCAATCAATATCAATTATTTGTAAAGTCTATTAAAAATAGTAGATGGAATGCTTATTATGCAGTGGATAAGAAAGAACGTATCAAAGATATCTCATCTAGCTTACTTCAAGAATTAGGATTAGAAAAAGAAGATGTTATTGGTAAAAAACTATTTCAAATATTTAACAAATCAATTAGATTTACTAAACTAAATGATACTGAAATTAATAATAGAACATTAGAAACATATTATAAAGAATATAAAAAAAGAGCAACTAAAGAAGATGAAGAATTACAAGAATTGTATTTTCTTAATTATAACGGAGAAGCAGTCGTTTTAAAAATGGTAATGCAACCCATCTTTTTAATGAACACTTATAAAGGAAGAATTTGTGTTGGTGAAAAGAAAACAGACTTTGATCTTTTTACAGTAGAAAAAGAATTAAACCAAAGTACAGCTGAATTAGAAAGTATCCAACAAAAGTTTATCGCAACCCTTGAATTAAGTGAAGAAGGACTTTTCTATCTTGACTTAAACGATAAGTCTATGTGGTTAAATGATACTTTAAAAGAAGTTTTAAAACTGACAACTAATACCATCTCATTAGATGATTATAGAAAAAGAATTGAACCAGAAGACTTGAAAAAATATTTAATGGTTTTAAGTGAGTTAACACCTAATAAAGATAGTTATAAACTGACTTATAGATATTTAGTTGAAGGAAGATATATTTGGATTCAAGAAAAAGGAAAAAGACTTTTTGAAGACTTAAAAACATCAACTGTTATGGGAATTGTTAATCCAATAAGAACAACTCATTTTAGAAAAACAAATATAGATATATTAGATGAAATTAAAGATGAACATGACCTTTTAGTTGATATGAATCAACTCATTCAAAAAGGAAAAGTTTTCCAATTAGCAATATTTAAACTTCAAAATATCCCTAATATCAATGATAAATATAGCAGAGAAATAGGAAACATGATGATTGGTAGTTACTTACAAAAACTCAGCCAAACATTTATTACAGAAAGTTCAGGGCTTTATAGAATATCAGGGCTTGAGTTTGCATTAACAATTACTGATCCAAGAAAGATGGACACACTTTATAGAGGAATTAACGAACGTGAAAGATTCTTAAACTTAACTATGGAATATGGTTCAGTCAAAGAAGAGTTAGAAGTCTTTGTTGGAGTAAGTATTTATCAAACAGATGCTCATACTGAAAATGAAATGGCTCAATATGCTTATGAAGCATTAAAGGTTGCTACTAACCCACAATTTAATAGTAATGGATGTTATTATAAAGATGTTAAGTAA
- a CDS encoding SatD family protein: protein MKNYYVLIIDVVKSRRLNDEDRLDVQKKLNEAINIVDRIFNDKIVKSLSFSAGDSIQGLFDTIETAYKAYLVVKNAVFPYMIRAGIGYGNVNQSIISEFSYKNSNVFDGEAYHLARFAIDQAKELKVNLYIKSNLEYDKMINPIIDDEKIIFMTSARKAIYSIINLVDPIIDNRYQLDDVYFEIISPLVTRIVNYYRSKSRVKGYFHDEYENRNQTKGLKELTKEETINYLKEYKDQYSFYNDKRNLMTINTPMRLLLVNLIGSKEQNINSLIRLSNMDYLRTRESAKISILNQLYGRE from the coding sequence ATGAAAAATTATTATGTTTTGATTATTGATGTTGTTAAATCAAGAAGGTTAAATGATGAAGATAGGCTAGATGTTCAGAAAAAATTGAATGAGGCAATCAATATAGTGGATAGAATTTTTAATGATAAGATAGTTAAATCTTTGAGTTTTTCTGCTGGAGATTCAATTCAAGGGCTATTTGATACAATTGAAACTGCATATAAAGCATATTTAGTTGTAAAAAATGCTGTTTTTCCTTACATGATAAGAGCAGGAATTGGATATGGAAATGTAAATCAGAGCATAATAAGTGAATTTTCATATAAAAATTCAAATGTATTTGATGGTGAAGCTTATCATTTAGCAAGGTTTGCTATAGATCAGGCAAAAGAATTAAAAGTTAATTTATATATTAAATCAAATTTAGAGTATGATAAAATGATCAATCCAATAATTGATGATGAAAAAATAATTTTTATGACATCCGCTAGAAAAGCAATTTATTCAATTATTAACTTAGTAGATCCTATTATCGATAATAGATATCAACTAGATGATGTATATTTTGAGATAATTTCCCCATTAGTCACTAGAATAGTAAATTATTATAGATCAAAAAGTAGAGTTAAAGGATATTTTCATGATGAATACGAAAATAGAAATCAAACTAAGGGACTGAAAGAATTAACTAAAGAAGAAACAATTAATTATTTAAAAGAATACAAAGATCAATATTCTTTTTATAATGATAAACGTAATTTAATGACCATTAATACGCCAATGAGGTTACTGTTGGTTAATTTAATAGGTTCTAAAGAACAAAATATAAACTCTTTAATTAGATTATCAAATATGGATTACTTAAGAACTAGAGAGAGTGCAAAAATTAGTATTTTAAATCAACTTTATGGAAGGGAATAA
- a CDS encoding 5-formyltetrahydrofolate cyclo-ligase yields MLSKDNIRKELLEYRKTLNEDIKNKSAKKVIDSITNDSNFKSSNYVGLYMPIAGEIDLTSLIEMYPEKIYAFPKMVNKKIVYYKYNEKTDFELSNFNVPEIKAGENITDKLDYILVPAIALNKEGYRVGFGKGYFDMFFKEHTKCIRVGITYEFSIKEFIPESHDIKMNYYFIG; encoded by the coding sequence ATGTTAAGTAAAGATAATATAAGAAAAGAACTTTTAGAATACAGAAAAACCTTAAATGAAGACATTAAAAATAAATCTGCTAAAAAAGTAATAGATAGTATTACTAATGATAGTAATTTTAAATCTTCTAATTATGTAGGATTGTATATGCCTATTGCAGGTGAAATAGATTTAACCTCATTAATAGAAATGTATCCTGAAAAAATATATGCATTTCCTAAGATGGTAAATAAAAAAATAGTATACTATAAGTATAATGAAAAAACTGATTTTGAACTAAGCAACTTTAATGTTCCAGAAATAAAAGCAGGAGAAAATATAACAGATAAGCTAGATTATATTTTGGTTCCAGCAATTGCTTTAAACAAAGAAGGTTATAGAGTTGGTTTTGGTAAAGGCTACTTTGATATGTTTTTTAAAGAACATACTAAATGTATTAGAGTTGGTATTACATATGAGTTTTCAATAAAAGAATTTATACCAGAATCACACGATATAAAAATGAATTATTATTTTATAGGATAG
- a CDS encoding diadenylate cyclase gives MWYKDLTWMTILYAYLLWIVIYFLLKVILSNKKVLGMFFFIVITYVALYYSYETGLIRNHDIYISLLITLPSAIIMINLAELRSAVSALFNKKNRKSALVMGNERTKLEILEATLALAKTQTGALITIEKHNTLDQFSQKAIMMNSDVSRELLINIFTPNTPLHDGAVIVRGDKIICAGAYFTLSANENFEKTTGSRHRAGLGISENSDSMTIIVSEETGSISIAIEGIMLKINDRVKLQEYLNMFMK, from the coding sequence ATGTGGTATAAAGACTTAACTTGGATGACAATTTTATATGCTTATTTATTATGGATTGTTATTTACTTTTTACTTAAAGTCATTTTGAGTAATAAAAAAGTATTAGGAATGTTTTTCTTTATAGTTATAACGTATGTAGCACTTTACTACTCATATGAAACAGGACTTATTAGAAACCACGATATTTATATTTCTTTATTAATAACTCTTCCGTCAGCTATTATTATGATTAACCTGGCAGAACTAAGATCAGCAGTGAGCGCATTATTTAACAAGAAAAACAGAAAAAGTGCACTTGTTATGGGTAATGAAAGAACCAAATTAGAAATCTTAGAGGCAACCCTAGCACTTGCTAAAACACAAACAGGTGCGTTAATTACAATTGAAAAACATAATACGTTAGATCAATTTTCACAAAAAGCAATTATGATGAATAGCGATGTTTCAAGAGAATTACTAATTAATATTTTTACACCCAATACACCCCTTCATGATGGTGCAGTCATTGTGCGTGGAGATAAAATTATTTGTGCAGGGGCCTATTTTACCTTATCAGCTAATGAGAATTTTGAAAAAACAACAGGTTCAAGACATAGAGCAGGTTTAGGTATTAGTGAAAACTCTGATAGTATGACAATTATCGTATCTGAAGAAACAGGTAGTATATCTATTGCAATAGAAGGTATCATGCTAAAAATTAATGATAGAGTTAAACTTCAAGAATATTTAAATATGTTTATGAAGTAG
- a CDS encoding SHOCT domain-containing protein: MSKELKYGNVVQILTIIDTSITGLITLIGFINVLSHIGSSNSNIEELLSIIIPLGIVSAFKIVAITKVRTSVGWNIFILVISSIQVIVMLFTLHAVAYLILYMGLSIALIVLTALVLTNANKTSTTSGNLSLESRLNNLKSLYDQGLISLDEYTQRRQDLINSI, translated from the coding sequence ATGTCAAAAGAGTTAAAGTACGGAAATGTTGTGCAAATACTTACAATTATTGATACTTCTATAACAGGGCTTATCACCTTAATAGGCTTTATTAACGTTTTATCTCATATTGGTAGTTCAAATAGTAATATTGAAGAATTGCTCAGTATCATCATACCGCTAGGTATTGTCTCTGCATTTAAGATTGTTGCGATAACGAAAGTTAGGACAAGTGTTGGATGGAATATTTTTATTTTAGTTATTTCTTCTATTCAAGTTATTGTTATGTTATTCACTTTACACGCAGTAGCATACCTTATTCTTTATATGGGTCTAAGTATTGCACTAATTGTATTAACAGCTCTTGTTTTAACAAACGCTAATAAGACTTCTACTACTTCAGGTAATTTGAGTCTTGAATCAAGACTTAATAATCTTAAATCATTATATGATCAAGGGTTAATTTCACTTGATGAATATACTCAGAGAAGACAAGATTTAATTAATTCTATTTAA
- a CDS encoding DUF4272 domain-containing protein: MNDELRVRKLNTYKVLDELDIPYDKDLNYPMKLESEVNKRDKEEIARRAIASLMAIQVACDILNESDLEQSRKTFVGLTEKTYQVKNDLTKDEKEVLYGNPTNELAASTSWKYEAYWTLLWALELVPTLEYPSDICDCMHAIDIVRSQENLKDFIMTSGLRSIKEILNEQDINYRYYLLCEEARNNGEEDPEYLDFRIIKERHLAFKWLLGKNTEDDNWDLIKVE, translated from the coding sequence ATGAATGATGAACTAAGAGTTAGAAAGTTAAACACATATAAAGTATTAGATGAATTAGATATTCCCTATGATAAGGATTTAAATTATCCAATGAAATTAGAAAGTGAAGTTAATAAAAGAGATAAAGAAGAAATCGCTAGAAGAGCGATTGCCTCTCTTATGGCAATTCAAGTAGCTTGTGATATTTTAAATGAAAGTGATTTAGAACAATCTAGAAAAACATTTGTAGGACTTACAGAAAAAACATATCAAGTAAAAAATGATTTAACAAAAGATGAAAAAGAAGTACTTTATGGTAACCCAACTAATGAGCTAGCAGCCTCAACTTCATGGAAATACGAAGCTTACTGGACTCTTTTATGGGCACTAGAATTAGTTCCTACCTTAGAGTACCCGAGTGATATTTGTGACTGTATGCATGCAATAGACATTGTTAGATCACAAGAAAATTTAAAAGATTTCATTATGACATCTGGATTAAGATCTATAAAAGAAATCCTAAATGAACAAGATATTAATTATAGATATTATCTCTTATGCGAAGAAGCAAGAAATAATGGTGAAGAAGATCCTGAATACTTAGATTTTAGAATTATAAAAGAAAGACATTTAGCATTTAAGTGGTTATTAGGAAAAAACACAGAAGATGATAATTGGGATTTAATCAAAGTAGAGTAA
- a CDS encoding YutD-like domain-containing protein — protein sequence MIVETKVGNFELIKDHKEAFNLEQFEEKYVDVAFDRYVYLVGDVAAGILRIKGFSQDPKGTNGYKKIPDYLNESCNRNCAYFILKRTKENLKQNEELSDIIEQGSEKNE from the coding sequence ATGATTGTAGAAACAAAAGTAGGAAATTTTGAATTAATAAAAGATCATAAAGAAGCATTCAATCTAGAACAGTTTGAAGAAAAATACGTAGATGTAGCATTCGATAGGTATGTTTATCTAGTTGGAGATGTTGCTGCAGGTATATTAAGAATAAAAGGATTCAGCCAAGACCCTAAAGGAACGAATGGTTATAAAAAAATACCAGACTATTTAAACGAATCATGTAATAGAAATTGTGCTTATTTTATTTTAAAAAGAACCAAAGAGAATTTAAAACAAAACGAAGAATTAAGTGATATAATAGAGCAAGGAAGTGAAAAAAATGAATGA
- the rhuM gene encoding virulence protein RhuM/Fic/DOC family protein: MNKKIDIIIFKDEELKLEVRVNPEEDTVWLTQRQMAELFGVSVDNISLHIKNIFNEQELEQDSATEESSVTASDGKNYRTRLYNLDVIISVGYRIKSKRGIIFRKWANKVLKEYMYQGFVIDQKRLITSEINYKTFTSTVKLITDLVDRKKLTADESTGLLKVISKYTYALDTLDKYDHQILTIANTTQDNKQIKLDYEDAMKEIKKMPDYGKSKLFGKEKDQSFHGALNAIYQTAFGVDVYPSIEEKAANLLYFIVKDHAFYDGNKRIAASIFLWFLDIYNILYKEDGSRVLEDNALVAIVLMIALSNPNERDVIVKIIINLINKNN; this comes from the coding sequence ATGAATAAAAAAATAGATATTATCATATTTAAAGATGAAGAACTTAAACTTGAAGTAAGAGTTAATCCTGAAGAGGATACAGTTTGGTTAACACAAAGACAAATGGCCGAATTATTTGGTGTTTCGGTAGATAATATTAGTTTACATATAAAAAACATCTTTAATGAACAGGAGCTTGAACAAGATTCAGCTACCGAGGAATCCTCGGTAACTGCTTCTGATGGAAAAAATTATAGGACTAGGTTGTATAATTTAGATGTTATAATCTCTGTTGGCTATCGGATAAAATCAAAGCGAGGTATCATCTTTAGAAAATGGGCAAATAAAGTACTGAAGGAATATATGTATCAAGGATTTGTTATTGATCAAAAAAGGTTAATTACAAGTGAGATTAACTACAAAACCTTTACTAGTACAGTAAAGTTAATAACTGATTTAGTAGATAGAAAAAAATTGACAGCAGATGAATCAACTGGATTATTAAAAGTTATTTCCAAGTATACTTATGCACTTGATACACTTGATAAATATGATCATCAAATACTTACTATTGCAAACACTACTCAAGATAATAAACAAATCAAACTTGATTATGAAGATGCTATGAAAGAAATTAAAAAAATGCCTGATTATGGAAAAAGTAAACTGTTTGGTAAAGAAAAGGATCAATCATTTCATGGGGCACTTAATGCTATTTATCAAACTGCATTTGGTGTAGATGTTTATCCATCTATTGAAGAAAAAGCAGCTAATCTTTTGTATTTTATTGTTAAAGATCATGCATTTTATGATGGTAATAAAAGAATTGCAGCCTCTATCTTTTTATGGTTTTTAGACATCTATAATATTCTTTACAAAGAAGATGGATCAAGGGTACTAGAAGATAACGCCTTGGTAGCAATCGTTTTGATGATTGCATTATCTAATCCTAATGAAAGAGATGTAATTGTTAAAATTATTATTAACTTGATTAATAAAAATAATTAA
- a CDS encoding NifU family protein, translating into MNEEQQAMEEQVKVLIDKVRPYLQRDGGDIEIMNIEDGIVYVQMLGACDGCMAIDITLKQGIETMLLENVPGVIAVVTV; encoded by the coding sequence ATGAATGAAGAACAACAAGCAATGGAAGAACAAGTTAAAGTTCTTATAGATAAAGTTAGACCATACTTACAAAGAGATGGTGGAGATATTGAAATTATGAATATAGAAGATGGTATCGTATATGTTCAAATGCTTGGGGCATGTGATGGATGTATGGCAATTGATATTACCTTAAAACAAGGTATTGAAACTATGCTTCTAGAAAATGTTCCAGGAGTTATAGCAGTTGTAACAGTATGA
- a CDS encoding DegV family protein → MEKRKVGIVVDSTCGAQFKDKIFKDASIVPLTVLVDDVPHTDGTLDNVKLLKYMHENKKVTTSQPSPDLFLKAYQEQFDLGYESIVCFVLSSGLSGTYNSANLAKTIIENENIIIVDTKTVGPGVTYLLERLNEIIKNSNLPIKEIVEELMTKEAETGSLFFSVDHLATLVKGGRLTRLQAMVGNLLKIKPILRFKNSVLSIEKKARGKQAVYDFFVNEAKTYLTSLTKTIIKIVYVDDASVAKELEHELNMIKNENLVTEIYGPISPVVATHLGYRGIGIYINHEV, encoded by the coding sequence ATGGAAAAAAGAAAAGTAGGTATTGTAGTAGATTCAACATGCGGTGCACAATTTAAAGATAAGATATTTAAAGATGCTTCAATTGTTCCATTGACTGTTTTAGTAGATGATGTCCCACATACAGATGGTACATTAGATAATGTGAAACTATTAAAATATATGCATGAAAACAAGAAAGTGACAACTAGCCAACCTTCACCAGACTTATTTTTAAAAGCATATCAAGAACAGTTTGATTTAGGTTATGAATCTATCGTTTGTTTTGTTTTATCAAGTGGCTTAAGTGGTACTTATAATAGTGCTAATTTAGCCAAGACTATCATAGAAAATGAAAACATTATAATTGTTGATACTAAAACAGTAGGACCTGGTGTCACATATCTTTTAGAAAGACTAAATGAGATAATAAAAAATTCAAACCTTCCTATAAAAGAGATAGTAGAAGAACTGATGACTAAAGAGGCAGAAACAGGATCTTTATTTTTCTCTGTTGATCACCTTGCCACATTAGTTAAAGGTGGAAGGTTAACAAGACTTCAAGCAATGGTTGGTAACTTGCTCAAGATAAAGCCTATCTTAAGATTTAAAAATAGTGTTTTGAGTATAGAAAAAAAAGCTCGAGGCAAACAAGCAGTTTATGACTTTTTTGTAAATGAAGCTAAAACCTATTTAACTAGTCTTACCAAAACTATTATTAAAATTGTTTATGTTGATGATGCTAGTGTTGCAAAAGAATTAGAACATGAACTTAATATGATCAAAAATGAAAATCTAGTGACTGAAATTTATGGACCAATAAGTCCTGTAGTAGCAACCCATCTAGGATATAGAGGTATTGGAATATATATTAATCATGAAGTATAA